The genomic stretch GGCTCTTTCTCTTCAAACATCTTCGCAAGTGCAAAACTAATAGAATCAAACTTGCATCGAGGatccaaaacacatgaaatgaaAATCATCTTGTTCATTTTTTCTTGATCACCCTAATACTTATCAAATTTGTCCTTCATCTTCTTTGCCATTTAACCCAAAAGAACATCTTCATTTAATATCAATTGTTTCAAGTAAACAACAACTTCACAAATTTCAAgaaaatgatgatttgatgtaACATAAAGTGATCCAGATACCTTTACAGTAAGCTTATAAATGATTTCAAGAAATTTTGTCATCCTCTCAATCACTACTCAAAAGTGTACATGCAAGAACTTCCATCCACAATATCAACAAACTCAAGATGACGTGACAAGCCAATATTATGATCAGCATATTCTAAAATTGCACTCTCATATTCAATAGCCCTGTTCAACATCAAGTATGTAGAATTCCATCTTGTAGGAACATCCAAACATAAAGATTTCCTAACTAGATTTCCTTCATCACAACATTCCTGAAACTTTTTCCACCTAGCAGGAGACTGCCCGATATATCTCACTGCTTGCCTAATACGTTCAATAGACACAGTTGATTCTTTTATACCATCCTGAACAACAAGATTCATAATATGAGACATGCACCTCACGTGAAGATATTTACCATTCATGGAATTGGTCCCCCATTTAGTTAACTTCTTAGAAAGCTCCTTCACCGTCACATCATTTGAACTAGCATTATCATCTGTGACAGTGAAAATCTTTTGTAACCCCCACTCtttcaaacaattaataatactATTTGCCATATCTTCACCCCTATGACTAGAAATTGGACAAAAGTTGATAATTCTTTTATGCATTTCCCATTCACTATCAATCCAAAAAACAGTAATACACATATAATTTATTCGTTGTAAGGAAGTCCAAGTATCAGTGGTAAGACAAACTCTATGATCTTTAAAAAGCTTCACCAACTTATGTTTTTCCTCATTGAAAAGATCAAAACAGTCCCGAGTCACAGTTCTACGTGAAGGAATTCAAAAAAGGTTGTGCAACTTTCATATTTCATAAAACCTTCTTTTTCAACAAAGCTGAAAGGAAGTTCATCCACGATCACCATACGGTACAAAGCCTTCCTACATTGttcttgatcaaatttccaaggAATAATATCTACATCACCCTTATTACCCCCCGGAATAGGTTTAAAGGCTATTTTTGATTGACTTTTTGCAACATCTAAAGGCATTTTTGTACAATTGGCCATATGTGGTGATTTCGTACCATTTTCTTTTGAATCGACAAAATATTCTCTTTTGCAATGTTTACAGACACCCTTTTGATTTCCTTCTAGATCAATAATTTGGCCAAATTGTTCCCATGCAACAGACCTCTTTTTTCTTTGTCTCTTTACTTTTGATTGTACTGATTGAGATTGTGATGTCACATTTGAATTAGAAGGTCCACTTTCACCAATCAACTTATCAATCATAATATTTTCAGCCATGCTTTTGTGTCACTGTGAGTTTGATTTAAAAGAAATCAAGCAGCGACTAGCAAGGCAACAAAGTATTAAAATGAAACACATGATTAAACAGGCAGTTAACAAAAACATGTTTAATATAGACATTGAAATAGTATAGACATTCCCTAAAACATGTTTTCTAAACATGAAGTGCGAAACAAAAACCAAAAGATAATACATAGTTAACAAAGCAGAACACATACTACAGATTTAGAAAATCATTCAAGTAAATatgcaaaaattgatttctaagggaAGCCTAAATCAGTGTTTCTAAGATACCAAACTAAGACGAATTCAGAAATGGGATATGAAACACTGACCTTAGTGCAATGCTTTGCCGTAAAAAGATAATGGTAGGAAACTGACTCTTGAAGGGATGACTGGTGACTAGTGGGGGCGTGAGCCATAAGGCGGAGAACTGGTGAGGGCGTGAGCCATGAGGCGGACTGGCGGAGAACTGGTGTGGACTGAGGGTGACAGGGTGTGAGGCGGAGAAACTAAAAAAGAGAAATTGAGAAGTGAGAACTATGTATATGAAACCCTAgtatgtatatacttaagggtaaactAGTAAATTAGTTAACCCTTATTGGGTTATAGGTTTTATCCAATAACAGAATTGCTAAACCTAGCCCGAATCGATAGCCCAATAAAAACAAATTTTACCCAttaccgaaccgttaacccaataactCAATATTAATAACCCAATAAATAATTAACGATTTCGGTTATCTGTTTTACCCtatatatgcccacccctagtaagacacaacattgcCACTAGATATCTTAGACAAAAACCCTACCAGACTAGTCTCACAAAT from Nicotiana sylvestris chromosome 12, ASM39365v2, whole genome shotgun sequence encodes the following:
- the LOC138882754 gene encoding zinc finger BED domain-containing protein RICESLEEPER 2-like, with product MAENIMIDKLIGESGPSNSNVTSQSQSVQSKVKRQRKKRSVAWEQFGQIIDLEGNQKGVCKHCKREYFVDSKENGTKSPHMANCTKMPLDVAKSQSKIAFKPIPGGNKGDVDIIPWKFDQEQCRKALYRMVIVDELPFSFVEKEGFMKYESCTTFFEFLHVELEWEMHKRIINFCPISSHRGEDMANSIINCLKEWGLQKIFTVTDDNASSNDVTVKELSKKLTKWGTNSMNGKYLHVRCMSHIMNLVVQDGIKESTVSIERIRQAVRYIGQSPARWKKFQECCDEGNLVRKSLCLDVPTRWNSTYLMLNRAIEYESAILEYADHNIGLSRHLEFVDIVDGSSCMYTFE